Sequence from the Desulfobacterales bacterium genome:
ATTGCCGATAATTATTTGTACCGGATTTAGTGAGTTTATTACGGAAAAACAAGCCCAGGATATTGGCATTCGAAAATTGATGATGAAACCTGTTTCCCAAAAGGATTTATCCAATATTATAAAACAAGTTTTGGAATAATCTGAATAAAAATTTCTAAATCTGTTCATGCTTGTTTGTAAAATTTTTGTAAAAGCAAAGTTTATTATGTTTTTTTATAATTAGACTATTATATAGCTTATAAAAAATACTAAATTTTAGAAAGGAGTAAAAATATGCTTAAATTTTTACCATCACCAATACGCGGCATTATTGTATTTTCTTTCCTTTTTTTTAATACAATTTTTTGGGCAATTCCAATATTGACGTCAGGATTTATAAAATTTATGATGCCTTTATATTCATGGAGAAGAAAGCTTGATCCTGTTGTAGTCGTTTTTTCTTCTTGCTGGGTTTTTTGCAATGCACAAATGTTTAAATTTATGCATGATATTAAGTGGGATGTGAAAGGATTAGAAAATTTACGTCCTGATGGATGGTATTTAGTTATATCTAACCATCAGGCTTGGACAGATATTCTTGTGCTTCAAACTATTTTTCATAATAAAATACCATTTTTGAAATTTTTTTTAAAAAAAGAACTTATTTGGGTTCCAATAATGGGCCTTGCATGGTGGGCTCTTGATTATCCTTTTATGAAAAGATACTCAAGTTCATATTTGAAAAAATATCCGCATTTAAAGGGTAAAGATATTGAAATTACAAAAAAAGCATGTGAAAAGTTTAAGTACATACCTACATCAATTATGAATTTCGTTGAAGGAACTCGTTTTACATCCTCAAAGCATAATTACCAGAATTCACCCTATGATAATCTTTTAAGGCCTAAAGCTGGAGGCATTGGTTTTGTTTTAGCTGCAATGGGATATCAATTAGATGCTATAATTAATACAACTATTGCGTATCCCTCTTGTAAGAATATAAGCTTTTGGCAATTTGCGTGCGGAAATATTAAAGAAATTAAGGTTAATATTGAAAAAATAACTATAACTAAAAGCATGCTCGGCAATTATTTTGAAGACCCATTGTTCAGAGTTCAATTTCAGTCATGGATTAATGCCCTTTGGTCAGCAAAGGATAAGAAAATTTATGAAATGCTTGGAGTTGTTCAAAATTTTACAGATGATAATTCAGAACAGGAAACATCTAATGTATTTATGCCTGATTTTGATAAGTTCATCCAATCCCATAATTTTGATAATGTAGATAAAAAAGAAATAGATTTGAATTAAAGATAATGTTTGAGGGGTGACCAATAAGGGGTTGCCCTTGTAAAATTTTTATTTAGATAGCTCTAACCTAATATTTATTCTTTTTTTTCCCCGAAAATAAAAGCCATATTCCCATTAAAAAAGCTGAAGCAAAACCAGTTAATCCAATCGCTGGTAAGCCAAATACTAAAGGTGGGATTTGATACACTGTGACTAAAGAAGAACCTAATATTAGGGATGCTATAACTATCGC
This genomic interval carries:
- a CDS encoding acyltransferase is translated as MLKFLPSPIRGIIVFSFLFFNTIFWAIPILTSGFIKFMMPLYSWRRKLDPVVVVFSSCWVFCNAQMFKFMHDIKWDVKGLENLRPDGWYLVISNHQAWTDILVLQTIFHNKIPFLKFFLKKELIWVPIMGLAWWALDYPFMKRYSSSYLKKYPHLKGKDIEITKKACEKFKYIPTSIMNFVEGTRFTSSKHNYQNSPYDNLLRPKAGGIGFVLAAMGYQLDAIINTTIAYPSCKNISFWQFACGNIKEIKVNIEKITITKSMLGNYFEDPLFRVQFQSWINALWSAKDKKIYEMLGVVQNFTDDNSEQETSNVFMPDFDKFIQSHNFDNVDKKEIDLN